The sequence AATTCCTTTAATACGTCCTTTTTCATTCGCCTTAAAATAAATGGTTTTACGATTCGAGAAATTTTCTCATGAGACATTTTTGTAAAAGCTTGTTTCCCATGAAATAGACCTGGTAAAATCACTTGAAAGATAGACCACAATTCATCCAGCGAATTTTCAATTGGAGTTCCACTGAGTGCAAATCGTCTTGCCGCTCTTAACTTTCTCACGGCTTGGGAAGTTTGAGTTTGGATGTTTTTAATATTTTGTGCTTCATCCAAAATCAGAATTCTAAAATTTTGCTCTTGATACATTTCAATATCCCTTCTAATCAAAGGGTAAGATGTAACAAGTACATCTATGTTGGATAAATCGTTCATCATATCCAAACGTGTTTGTTTATCTCCAGCCACAACCTCCACATTTATATTTGGAGCAAACCTCTGAAATTCATTTTTCCAGTTATATATTAAAGAAGCAGGTGAAACAATCAGGGTCGGTTCTGTAATCTCTTCGTTGTTTTCCTTGTCAGATAATATATAAGAGATGCTTTGTATCGTTTTTCCTAACCCCATGTCATCAGCCAATATTCCACCAAAATGATAATGTTCTAACATTTTCAGCCATTGAAAACCAAACACTTGATAGTCCCGAAGCGTATCTTTCAAGCTTTCTGGTGGTTCAAACTCTAAGTTGTCAGGGTGTTTGATATGGTCTAAAAGTTGACGGAAATTTCTCCCGATTTTCACTGTAGATTTATTTTGATTGATAATCTCTTCCACTTGTAATCCACGCATCGTATTTGTTTGAATGGTTAACCCGTCAATATCTGATTGTTGTACCTCAAGTTCATCAAAGAGCTGTCTTATCCCTTTAAAATCTTCATGCTCTAAGGAAACAAAACTACCATCCGTTAAACGAACATATTTTTTCTTTTCAACTACCGATTGTAATATCTGATAAACTTCTTCACTATCAATACCGTCCATTTCAAATTTCACTTCAAATAAGTTTGTGGAAGGATTAATATCCATATTTGTTTTAGGCACAAAGTTTTCATCTGGTAACATTTCTTTTGCCGCAGAGGAGATATAGATTTCAGCCATTTTTTCTATTTTAGGTAAATCTTCATATAAAAACTGGAACATGTCATATTCATCTTCAATATACAGTTTCTCTCCGTTCCATTTAAATGGAGTGCTTTCAATAAGAGACATCACTTCATTTTCTTTTTCAACATTTCTCATTAAAATAAGATCCTGCTCTTTATTAGAAATCACCCTTTGCAACGGGTCAATCACAATATCTCCATAATGATATTCTAATGAAGAAGATAACGAATCGTTTTCTTTATCCACCCTCAGCTTCACTTTTAGTGGTGGGTTAATCAGTTGATCTGAAATATGATCTGCTATTTCTACCTTTCCAATTTTATTTAAGTTAGGTACTACATTAGAAATCACACCTTCAATTTGTTCTCTGTTAATTAACAATTGGGATTGTGATCGGAATTCCTTTTTTAAATCCAATAACATTTGAAATTGTGTTTTATTCACCTGATAAAACGTTCCCTCTTGAAAAATATATCCATACGATTCAAGGAAAACAACGGAATCAAAACCTTTTAATTTCAATAAAAAATCAGAGGTGTTAAATTTATCAAGTTGAAAGAAAAATGGAGGTACTTCATTCACAATTTGAATGTGAACATGTTTATCCCATCCACTTTCGACATTTGTGTTTCTGTTTATTAATTTACTTAATAGTTCATCTGAACGATGGGGGGGAATTCTAAGAAATCGATCACGATTGGATGCATTAATCACATAGGAGTAGGGAGATGATTCACCATAAAACACTTCATTCTCCATGATCTCTCCAAGAATTTTGAAAATTTCTAAATCCTCTTGTTCAAGTTGAGATTCGCTTGGATCATATGTAAATTTTTTTGTGAAAATATATGGTTTATTATTAGATAGAGCGGTAAGAAACTCTCTCATATTACGTACGATATACGAGTGGTTGATTCCGACTTTTAATTCCACGGCTAATAGAGATCCAGAATCGATGGAATCCATGATGTTACAAGTATATTCCACCCTCATTAACTCTTTTTCACTCTGGTATTCTTGTTCATTATTGATATGATATTTTTCAAATAATTGAATCATTCGATCCGTTGCAACCTGATCTCTTTTTGGAATAGAAGGGGGACTATAGTTATTGACTCCATTTTGTTTTTGCTCATAATATTTTAATAATTGGCCACTGGTTTCCAATTCATTTATTTTTAATAAGGTAGCAATGATATGTTTGCAATAATTATAATACCCATTGTGAGCTGGGCAATCACACTGAACATGTAAATCTTTAGAATGATCATCCATTTGAACACGTACATCATACTTATGGTTTCCTTCTACAAGAGCCTCACATAAAGTTTCTCTACTTATAAAGTTTAATTTCGTCACATAACCATTTTTCCAATAGGAATAACCACGATTGAAAACGGTCATATCATCAGCTAGATCCTGAATTTCTTCTACTGTTAAACCAAATAAAATCCCATTCATTTAAATATCATCCTATTAAATAATTTTTAGTCATGCAAATTATGTTTCGTTCTTTTTACATCATTCCTATTCTTTCCATTCTAAAGGTACAAAAACCTTCATGCAAGAAAATTTATATATACCCCAAAAAGTGACGTGAAGCTTTGAAAGTTATTATTTTCATTTACATTTAAAAAGGCTCCGTATAGTTGGAGCCTATTTAAACCATTGACATATTCAGGTTACTTGCAAACTTAAAATTTTAAGTATTGTCTTTGAAAAACATTTCATAGGCTAAGTCGGTTTGAATTTTTGCCTCTGGTTCTGTTAACTTACGAACTAAATCCATTTCCACTTTCGTTACTTCTTCACCTTGGAAGGTGATTTCTGCGATAGAAGCAGTAATTTTCACAATCGCTACAGCTTCGTTATTCGGTGTATAAGCTATCGCTTTTTGACCCGTCGGATACACTCGAAAACCTTTTTTAACCATTGCCGTTTTTCCGTATTCTAATAAGTCATGCAGTTCTTGTTCAGATTTAAATTTACACACTGAATTAAATTCTGATTGAAACCCCATATATCCTCACTCCTCTTATACCCACAAAAGTAATGAGATGACTTTGATGTTTATTGGAAAAGCTGCTCCGAATATTATTCCACATCAAATCCATACTGTAGGTTTTGTTTATCATTATATCTAAGAATGGCCAAATCGATCAAACGATCTAATAATTCCTGATATGGAACTCCTGTATGTTTCCATAATAAAGGAAACATGCTAAATGGTGTAAATCCTGGCATCGTGTTAATTTCATTAATGAATACTTTGTTATCTGTTTTATCTATAAAAAAATCTACACGAGACAGACCCGTTCCTTCAATGGACTGAAAAGCTTTAATCGCTAATTTTTGTATAAGTTCTGCAGTATCTGAATCTACTTCTGCTGGAATGGTCATGACAGACTCTCCATCTACGTACTTTGCTTTATAGTCGTAAAAATCATTTGAGGACATGATTTCTCCTAATACAGAAACCTCTGGTTCTTCATTACCGATCACACCTACTTCAATCTCACGAGCTTCTATAAATTCTTCAACAATAACCTTATGATCGTATTTAAAAGCTTCTTGAATCGCTTCAATTAATTGTTCCCGGTCATTTGCTTTGGAAATACCTACACTAGAACCTAAATTAGCTGGTTTTACAAAACAAGGATACCCGATGGCAACCTCTAAATCCATAAGGTAATAGGACTGATCCTTTTTCCATTGATGTTTCGTAAAATAACGATAAATACATTGTGGCAGTCCTTCATGAGCAAAAATCTTTTTCATCACTGTTTTATCCATACCCATTGCTGAGGATAAAACCCCAGCACCTACATATGGAGTATTAGCCATTTCAAACAACCCTTGAATCGTACCATCTTCACCGTTAGTACCGTGTAATAATGGAAAAATAACATCAACTGCATTCGTACTTTTGGAATCCTCATTAGAATGAAATTCAAATATACCATTCAGTTGCTGTGGGGTTGAAAGTGAAGGCATTGATGATATCACTGCTTTATCAGATTGTAGTTCTGCATCCTCTTTGTCAGCTTCTAATAATAATTGCTTTTTACTATCAACAGGAGCATTTAAATAGAGTCCTTTTCTCCAACTTCCCTTTTCTGTGATATATATAGGTAAAACATCATATTTTGAAAAGTCAAATGATTGAAGTACTGCAAATGCCGTTTCTAAGGAAACTGCATGTTCACCAGATTTCCCGCCATATATTAAACCAACTCTTATTTTCTCCCCCATTAAGTCGTCCTCCAAGTAAATAATATTTTCAGAACGAAGACCGATTAAATTCACATCACTTCCATGTGAAAACATCTGCATCAGTTCATTCACGAACTGGCAATTTCTTTGTTTTTAGTTTTAAAGAGTGTCGAAAATATGACAAAAGCTATACTTTGTTTTTTCAGACCACGCATATGAATCTTTATAGTCCCAATATCTATGTTTGCTATTTACGGTTCTTGCATTGACAAGTGGCAGTCCATTATCATCTTTCTCTGTTACTATGGCGCTATGTTGAAATTTTGAATCTCCATCCCAATCATAAAATATTATGTCACCAATCTGTAATTGTTTTGGATCTTCCACTGTTTGAGCTCGAAGTCCGGTCGTATTAGATAATAAATAATTTTTCAAGCATTGAGATACGGTCCAACTAAAACTCCAACCATCTTTTTCTCGATCTGAATTATACCACCATCCTACCGTCCTATTCTTAGTATAATTCATTGAAGCACCACCTGCATAGATACATTGTGAAACAAAATTAGTACAATCATCATTAAACGCACGAAAATCTGGATTGGGATTTTCCCACCATACATCAGCATATTCTTTCACTTTTGATCGTTGGTAACGAAAACTTTTCTTTGAAGATCTATTAAATATTTGTTCATTAAAAAATGGTGCTGAATTGTTATGATATTGAAATGAGCTGACTTGGTTTTTTATATGAGGATTTATTGAAGTTACAGGTGGGTTTTTACAATACTTACGTTCAGGAACAGGAATATCAATTTGCTCAATCAACCACTTTCCTTTTTGTTTCCTAAGGATAATTCGTTGTTGTTCTATCCTTTCCTCTTCAATCCTTTTGTAGTTACCTTCATATGAAAAAAATCGTTTAAGTAGAATGTCCACTTCCGTGTGATCATATCCACTTTGTAATTTGAGGATTTTCATTCTTGTTTCGTTTTTTTGTAAGTTCAATTTTCTATCCTGAATCCTATATAATCTTTTCTGTTGCATATCCTTGTATTGTTCGTCCAATAATAGAGGAAGTAACGGATCAATAGAACATTGACTTTCAAATTGGTTATACATTCTTACATATTCATTTAATGTTGTTTTCCAATGTGAACTCATAAGTGTCCCTCCATCACATTGTTTTATAAAGGTTTTTCAAAAAGTCCCTTTTTAATCACGAAGCAAATCATGTAGGTGAATCGACATCGAATCTTGCACGAAACTTTGAAGTCCGGTGCTCATGTAACATTTTCTACACTCCGCTCCTCCTTCTACAATTTCGTACAACCTTCTCGGTGCTAAAAAATGAACTTTTTGAACACTAACTTAATTCTGGGCATTTTTTGAACTGAAGATCGGTTATAACTTCAGACATCCAGCGCTGTATATACTATATGTTTTTATAGCTTATCACATGAAAAAAATCTTTACGTCTTGCTATTAAAACGCTATACTTAAATTAAAGATATTTTTGAAATTAAGTTTCATTAGATGAAACCAAGAACATTTAAGGAGGAAATTTGATGTCTAACAAAGATCAATTTAACGTTCGCGCACAGCTAACGGTAGGAGATAAGTCATATACTTATTATTCTTTACCTGAGTTAGATAAAGCGAATGTAGGAAATATTGCAACGCTCCCATTTTCCATTAAAGTACTATTAGAAGCAGCGGTCCGTAAGTTTGACGGTCGTGCGATTACAGAAGGGCATGTAAACCAAATTGCTAGCTGGGCTGAAAATAAAGGACAAAACAAACAGGAAATTCCTTTTGTACCTGCAAGAATCGTTCTTCAAGATTTCACTGGTGTACCTGTAGTTGTTGATTTAGCAGCGATGCGTGATACAGTTGCAAAAGCTGGTGGAGATCCAGACAAAATCAACCCACTTGCTCCAGTAGATTTAGTTATCGATCACTCTGTTATGGTCGATGCTTTCGGTTCTGAAAATGCATTAGAGTACAATATGAATGTAGAATTTGAACGTAACGAAGAAAGATACCGTTTCTTACGTTGGGCGCAAACTGCATTTGATAATTTCCGTGCAGTACCACCTGCAACTGGAATTGTTCACCAGGTGAACCTTGAGTACTTAGCATCCGTTGCAGCTACGAAAGAAGTTAATGGGGTAACAGAAGTATTCCCTGACTCCCTAGTAGGTACAGATTCACATACTACGATGATCAACGGTTTAGGTGTTGTTGGTTATGGTGTAGGTGGAATTGAAGCTGAAGCAGGAATGCTTGGACAGCCATTATACTCAGTGACTCCTGATGTAATCGGATTCAAGTTAACTGGAAGTTTAGCAGAAGGCGCTACGGCAACTGACCTTGCTCTTACCATTACAGAAACACTTCGTAAAAAAGGTGTTGTAGGTAAATTCGTTGAGTTTTATGGTTCTGGATTAAGCAACATTAGCTTAGCTGACCGTGCTACAGTAGCAAATATGGCTCCTGAGTATGGTGCAACGGTTGGTTTCTTCCCAGTAGATAATGAAACATTGAACTATCTAAGAGGAACTGGACGTAGCGAAGAGCAAATCGCACTTGTTGAGCAGTATTATAAAGCACAAGGATTATTCCGTACGGATGATACTCCAGATCCTGTATTTACAGATACAATTGAATTAGATATATCTACTGTGGTCCCAAGTCTTTCTGGACCTAAACGTCCACAGGATCGCGTAGAACTAACAGATATGAAACAAAAGTTTAATGAAGTTGTTCGTAAACCGATTGACCAAGGCGGTTTAGGTATTTCTGAAGACAAAATTAAAGATTCTGTAGAAGTAAAACATCCGAATGGAGATACTACTACTTTAACTACTGGTTCTGTTGTTATTGCTGCGATAACAAGCTGTACAAATACTTCTAATCCAAGTGTTATGCTTGGTGCTGGTTTATTAGCTAAAAAAGCAGTTGAAAAAGGTTTAAAAGTACCTGCATATGTAAAAACAAGTTTAGCTCCTGGGTCTCTAGTTGTTACAGAGTATCTTAAAAAAGCAAACTTACTTAACTCTTTAGAGGATCTTGGATTCTACGTAGCAGGATACGGTTGTACTACTTGTATTGGTAACAGTGGTCCACTTCCTGATGAAGTTTCAAAAGCAATCGCTGATAATGACTTAACGGTATGTTCTGTATTAAGTGGGAACCGTAACTTTGAAGGACGTGTTCATGCTCAGGTGAAAGCAAACTATCTTGCATCACCTCCATTGGTTGTTGCGTATGCCCTAGCAGGTACAACTGATATTGACTTAACTACAGAACCAATTGGATATGATGAAAATAACAAAGCAGTATACTTAAAAGACATTTGGCCTTCTAATCAAGAAGTAATGGATACTGTCAATCAGGCAATGAGTCCTGACTTATTCCGTGATAAATATAAAGATGTATTCCGTGCGAACCAACGTTGGAATGATATTCCTGTTCCAGAGGGTAAATTATATGAGTGGGATGAAAAATCTACTTATATTCAAAATCCACCATTCTTTGAAGGTTTAACTCCTGAGGTTGGTGACATCGCAAATATTAATAATGCAAAAACATTAGCACTAATGGCAGATTCAGTTACTACAGACCATATCTCCCCTGCTGGAAATATTGCTGTAGGCAGTCCAGGAGAAAAATATTTAACAGATAACGGTGTAGAACGCAAAGATTTCAACTCTTATGGTTCTAGACGTGGAAATCATGAAGTGATGATGCGTGGTACTTTTGCAAACATTCGTATCCGTAACCAGCTTGCTCCTGGTACAGAGGGTGGAGTAACAACTTACTTGCCAACAAATGAAGTGATGCCAATTTATGATGCAGCCATGAAATATAAAGATACGGGTACCCCACTTGTAGTATTTGCTGGAAAAGAATACGGTACTGGAAGTTCTCGTGACTGGGCTGCAAAAGGTAGTAGCTTGTTAGGCGTTCATGCAGTAGTTGCTGAAAGCTTTGAAAGAATCCATCGCAGTAACTTAGTCGGCATGGGGGTATTACCACTTCAATTTGAAGCAGGTCAAAGCTGGAAGTCCCTTGGAATTACAGGAAAAGAAACGTTCAACTTCGTTGGTTTAAACAATGATGTAAAACCAGGGCAAATCATTAAAGTTGAAGCGACTCGTGAAGATGGTACGAAGTTTGAATTCAACACGATTAGTCGTTTAGACAGTATGGTTGATGTAGATTATTACCGTAACGGTGGAATTCTACAAACTGTACTTCGTCAATTGATGAACTAATATTCAATACCCTTGCAACCATAATTTAAAAGTGCAATTAGTTTAAATAACAAACGTCCTAAGAGATTACATCAATTAGGGCGTTTTTTACTTTATAAACGTAAGGAGAAATGAAAAAATGACCTTCAAAACAACAGATTTATGTGATGAATATGCAAAGGAATTATCAATATGCCAAACTGAATTTCGCTCATTTGGTAAGAAGCAATCTTTTTTTGGCCCGATTGCTACAGTAGAGATACTTGAAGATAATGTATTACTTGAAGAGGCGCTGAACACCATTCCTGAAGGGTCAGTTTTAGTAGTGGATGGTGGTGGATCAAAAAAATGTGCATTAATGGGTGACCGTTTAGGTGAAATTGGTGTATCTAGACGACTTAGCGGTATTATTATTAACGGATGTGTACGTGATTCAGTAGAATTATCTAAGCTAGACTTCGGTATTAGGGCACTTAGCACAAACCCCTTAAAAAGTAAAAAAGAAGGTAAGGGAAAAACCAATGTGGTAGTCAAATTTGGTGAAGTGACTTGGGTACCTGGAGAATACGTTTATGTTGATGAGGATGGCATCGTTGTAGCTCCTAGAGAGCTTTCATAAAGGGCAACTCTTATAATTTAAAAATCCATATTAGTTTACTAAACGCCCTAGTGATATTTACATCAACTAAGGCGTTTTTTATATAAATTGGAAATTATTTATTTTTGACTTTTATTTAAAGCTTGATCTAAATCATGGATTAAATCATCAATAAACTCTGTACCAATAGACAATCGAATCATTCCAGAAGTTACCCCTGCAGATAATAAATCATCACCTGTTAGTTGGGCGTGAGTCGTACTTGCTGGATGAATAATTAAAGATTTACAATCTCCAATATTGGCTAGATGTGAGAAAAGCTCTACAGAATTAATTAATTTTTTCCCTGCTTCAAGCCCGCCTTTCACTTCAAAATTCATCACAGCCCCCTGTCCATCAGGTAAATATTTCTTTACTAGATGATGTGTAGGATGACTTTCCAAACCTACAAAACTAACAGTTTCAACGAATTCGTGATTCTCTAAAAATCTTGCAATCTTCATCGCATTTTCACTATGTCTTTCCATACGTAAATGTAGTGTTTCTAATCCTTGCATAAGTAAGAAGGAATTAAATGGTGAAATTGACGCCCCCATATCTCTCATCAATTGAGCACGTGCTTTAACGATATATGCAATAGAACCTACAGCCTCTGTATATCTAACACCATTGTAACTTGGATCTGGTTCAGTTAATCCTGGGAACTTTCCACTAGCTTTCCAATCAAAGGTACCACCATCAACAATAATCCCACCCATTGAAGTACCATGACCACCAATAAATTTCGTAGCTGAATGTACAACAATGTCTGCACCATGTTCGATCGGACGTAATAAATAAGGGCTAGGGATCGTATTAT comes from Chengkuizengella sediminis and encodes:
- a CDS encoding homocysteine synthase gives rise to the protein MSEERKLGLETLSVHAGQEIDPTTMSSALPIYQTAAYGFKDTEHAAKLFALEEFGNIYTRLTNPTSDAFEKRVAALEGGQAALATSSGLSAVTYSIFNIAGAGDEIVSGSSLYGGTYNLFSTALPRLGIDVKLIDPNDPENFRRAITDKTKALYAEALGNPRGDLLDIEAVAKIAHEHNIPFIVDNTIPSPYLLRPIEHGADIVVHSATKFIGGHGTSMGGIIVDGGTFDWKASGKFPGLTEPDPSYNGVRYTEAVGSIAYIVKARAQLMRDMGASISPFNSFLLMQGLETLHLRMERHSENAMKIARFLENHEFVETVSFVGLESHPTHHLVKKYLPDGQGAVMNFEVKGGLEAGKKLINSVELFSHLANIGDCKSLIIHPASTTHAQLTGDDLLSAGVTSGMIRLSIGTEFIDDLIHDLDQALNKSQK
- a CDS encoding amidase domain-containing protein, which translates into the protein MSSHWKTTLNEYVRMYNQFESQCSIDPLLPLLLDEQYKDMQQKRLYRIQDRKLNLQKNETRMKILKLQSGYDHTEVDILLKRFFSYEGNYKRIEEERIEQQRIILRKQKGKWLIEQIDIPVPERKYCKNPPVTSINPHIKNQVSSFQYHNNSAPFFNEQIFNRSSKKSFRYQRSKVKEYADVWWENPNPDFRAFNDDCTNFVSQCIYAGGASMNYTKNRTVGWWYNSDREKDGWSFSWTVSQCLKNYLLSNTTGLRAQTVEDPKQLQIGDIIFYDWDGDSKFQHSAIVTEKDDNGLPLVNARTVNSKHRYWDYKDSYAWSEKTKYSFCHIFDTL
- the acnA gene encoding aconitate hydratase AcnA, producing the protein MSNKDQFNVRAQLTVGDKSYTYYSLPELDKANVGNIATLPFSIKVLLEAAVRKFDGRAITEGHVNQIASWAENKGQNKQEIPFVPARIVLQDFTGVPVVVDLAAMRDTVAKAGGDPDKINPLAPVDLVIDHSVMVDAFGSENALEYNMNVEFERNEERYRFLRWAQTAFDNFRAVPPATGIVHQVNLEYLASVAATKEVNGVTEVFPDSLVGTDSHTTMINGLGVVGYGVGGIEAEAGMLGQPLYSVTPDVIGFKLTGSLAEGATATDLALTITETLRKKGVVGKFVEFYGSGLSNISLADRATVANMAPEYGATVGFFPVDNETLNYLRGTGRSEEQIALVEQYYKAQGLFRTDDTPDPVFTDTIELDISTVVPSLSGPKRPQDRVELTDMKQKFNEVVRKPIDQGGLGISEDKIKDSVEVKHPNGDTTTLTTGSVVIAAITSCTNTSNPSVMLGAGLLAKKAVEKGLKVPAYVKTSLAPGSLVVTEYLKKANLLNSLEDLGFYVAGYGCTTCIGNSGPLPDEVSKAIADNDLTVCSVLSGNRNFEGRVHAQVKANYLASPPLVVAYALAGTTDIDLTTEPIGYDENNKAVYLKDIWPSNQEVMDTVNQAMSPDLFRDKYKDVFRANQRWNDIPVPEGKLYEWDEKSTYIQNPPFFEGLTPEVGDIANINNAKTLALMADSVTTDHISPAGNIAVGSPGEKYLTDNGVERKDFNSYGSRRGNHEVMMRGTFANIRIRNQLAPGTEGGVTTYLPTNEVMPIYDAAMKYKDTGTPLVVFAGKEYGTGSSRDWAAKGSSLLGVHAVVAESFERIHRSNLVGMGVLPLQFEAGQSWKSLGITGKETFNFVGLNNDVKPGQIIKVEATREDGTKFEFNTISRLDSMVDVDYYRNGGILQTVLRQLMN
- a CDS encoding D-alanine--D-alanine ligase, producing MGEKIRVGLIYGGKSGEHAVSLETAFAVLQSFDFSKYDVLPIYITEKGSWRKGLYLNAPVDSKKQLLLEADKEDAELQSDKAVISSMPSLSTPQQLNGIFEFHSNEDSKSTNAVDVIFPLLHGTNGEDGTIQGLFEMANTPYVGAGVLSSAMGMDKTVMKKIFAHEGLPQCIYRYFTKHQWKKDQSYYLMDLEVAIGYPCFVKPANLGSSVGISKANDREQLIEAIQEAFKYDHKVIVEEFIEAREIEVGVIGNEEPEVSVLGEIMSSNDFYDYKAKYVDGESVMTIPAEVDSDTAELIQKLAIKAFQSIEGTGLSRVDFFIDKTDNKVFINEINTMPGFTPFSMFPLLWKHTGVPYQELLDRLIDLAILRYNDKQNLQYGFDVE
- the rraA gene encoding ribonuclease E activity regulator RraA; the protein is MTFKTTDLCDEYAKELSICQTEFRSFGKKQSFFGPIATVEILEDNVLLEEALNTIPEGSVLVVDGGGSKKCALMGDRLGEIGVSRRLSGIIINGCVRDSVELSKLDFGIRALSTNPLKSKKEGKGKTNVVVKFGEVTWVPGEYVYVDEDGIVVAPRELS
- a CDS encoding DEAD/DEAH box helicase; its protein translation is MNGILFGLTVEEIQDLADDMTVFNRGYSYWKNGYVTKLNFISRETLCEALVEGNHKYDVRVQMDDHSKDLHVQCDCPAHNGYYNYCKHIIATLLKINELETSGQLLKYYEQKQNGVNNYSPPSIPKRDQVATDRMIQLFEKYHINNEQEYQSEKELMRVEYTCNIMDSIDSGSLLAVELKVGINHSYIVRNMREFLTALSNNKPYIFTKKFTYDPSESQLEQEDLEIFKILGEIMENEVFYGESSPYSYVINASNRDRFLRIPPHRSDELLSKLINRNTNVESGWDKHVHIQIVNEVPPFFFQLDKFNTSDFLLKLKGFDSVVFLESYGYIFQEGTFYQVNKTQFQMLLDLKKEFRSQSQLLINREQIEGVISNVVPNLNKIGKVEIADHISDQLINPPLKVKLRVDKENDSLSSSLEYHYGDIVIDPLQRVISNKEQDLILMRNVEKENEVMSLIESTPFKWNGEKLYIEDEYDMFQFLYEDLPKIEKMAEIYISSAAKEMLPDENFVPKTNMDINPSTNLFEVKFEMDGIDSEEVYQILQSVVEKKKYVRLTDGSFVSLEHEDFKGIRQLFDELEVQQSDIDGLTIQTNTMRGLQVEEIINQNKSTVKIGRNFRQLLDHIKHPDNLEFEPPESLKDTLRDYQVFGFQWLKMLEHYHFGGILADDMGLGKTIQSISYILSDKENNEEITEPTLIVSPASLIYNWKNEFQRFAPNINVEVVAGDKQTRLDMMNDLSNIDVLVTSYPLIRRDIEMYQEQNFRILILDEAQNIKNIQTQTSQAVRKLRAARRFALSGTPIENSLDELWSIFQVILPGLFHGKQAFTKMSHEKISRIVKPFILRRMKKDVLKELPDKIETLQVSELTTEQKKLYLGYLDKIQQETREALRKGELQQNRMKILAGITRLRQLCCHPSLFIDNYEGSSGKLEQLLEIVNEGIEGGHRILIFSQFTSMLKIIREELDQKQADYFYLDGKTDKLERIKMTERFNQGEKEIFLVSLKAGGTGLNLTGADTVILYDLWWNPAVDEQAVDRAYRIGQKNVVQVNRLITQGTIEEKIVELQQKKKELIEKVIQPGETMLSGLSEDEIKEILNL